In Pantoea cypripedii, the following proteins share a genomic window:
- the exbD gene encoding TonB system transport protein ExbD, which produces MAMRLNDDLESDGEMHEINVTPFIDVMLVLLIIFMVAAPLATVDVRVNLPASTSAPQPRPEKPVYLSIKEDNQVYIGNDQVTKETLVNALTAQTEGNKDTTIFFQADKSVSYETLMSVMDQLREAGYLKIGLMGMETVKK; this is translated from the coding sequence ATGGCGATGCGTTTAAACGACGACCTGGAAAGCGATGGCGAAATGCATGAAATCAACGTGACGCCATTTATCGACGTCATGCTGGTTCTGCTGATCATCTTCATGGTGGCCGCACCGCTGGCAACGGTGGATGTTCGCGTTAACCTGCCTGCTTCCACCAGTGCGCCGCAGCCGCGTCCGGAAAAACCGGTCTATCTGTCGATTAAAGAAGATAATCAGGTCTATATCGGCAATGATCAGGTAACGAAAGAGACGCTGGTCAATGCGTTAACCGCGCAGACCGAAGGTAACAAAGACACCACTATCTTCTTCCAGGCAGATAAGTCGGTGAGTTATGAAACCCTGATGTCAGTGATGGATCAGCTGCGTGAGGCCGGATATCTGAAAATCGGCCTGATGGGTATGGAAACGGTGAAAAAGTAA